The genomic stretch tgtcatccgcaaatttaatgatgctggtgttgttctgggaggccacgcaatcgtaggtgaagagcgtgtagaggagcggactcagcacacaccctgtggggtcccagtgctcacaattcttgagctggatgtgcgattgtggactctgactgactggggtctgcctgtgagaaaggtaaacacccagttacagagggagggtgacaggccaagtgtgaggagcttatctgtgagtttgtgggggctgactgtgttcaaagcagagctatagtctataaatagcattctgacatacagtatgtgtcctggccctgtaggtgagaaagggctgtgtggatggcagtgttgactgcatcatccgtggaccggttctggcaatatgcaaactgtagagggtccacagttgccgggatgctctttttgatgtgggtcatgactattctttcaaagcacttcataacaataggagtgagtgctatagggcgatagtcattcaagcaggtcacgttgctcttcttgggtacgggcactatggtggtggacttaaagcaggtcggtacagatgcttgtgcaagcgacaggttaaatatgtcagcaagcacatcagctagctctgatgagcaaacccgaagtgcacgtcctgagatgctgtctgggcctgctgcttttcgtggctttgttttgtttagaaccctgcgcacatcagctgatgtcaccatgagaggtgagtcctgtgtgctccccaagtccagccaccctctctgctcatcaggagtttgggtgtcaaagcgggcatcgaactcattcagctcatctggaagtgtggtttggctggacgtggctacgctactccgctgtcgatagtctgtgatgtgctggagccccgcccacatgcgccgagggtctgaggtggaatagtagccctccagcttctgtctgtactgtcttttggcctcccgtatggacctcctcaggtcatatctggcctttttgtagtcatcagcggtgcccatgacaaatgcagtcgaacgagcacgtagcttagcccttacatcacagttcatccactgtttttggttagggtattttctgtaatacttggtggtggtaacagtctctatgcatgtgctaatgtagccagtaacagcagaagcatattcatccaaatcaacagtacaatcttccctccccgctgcagttttaaacacatcccagtttgtgcagccaaagcagtcctgaagtacttgatcagtttcttcattccacactttaactgctgtacttacagggggagcttgtttgagaagttgtctgtatgttggataaaggaatatcaCGTGCAGCATACATAAAAGCCACGGATCCTCTCGCCACTTATTAATGCTAACCACCACCCAGCATAACAAGAATAACCAAATGACCGAAAGGAATCAACAAACTGACAGCCCAGGGTACGCTCGCTCCCACCAGCAATGTCTGATAACCACCAGCCTGCACAACAGAAGGAGTAGTAAAACCGGgccaaaaaaattgcaaattcaAATCTTTTTCACACTTGCTCACGCATTTACTGgaatccggactagatgccacCTCAACTgatcctctccatgtgaaggagcagcggctctattcTGACCTCCTCCCCCTTTCTCTTAGGGGGAGTCCAGCcgccctacagaggaaactcatttcagccgcttgtatccaccatctccttcttttggtcacgactcAAACCTGCGAAAGGTGGGAAGAAATAATCAaacgactcaaaataatccataaAGTTCAAGCTTTTTCTAAAAACCTTTTAAGAAGCCATTAGACTGAGCGCTCAGTGAGATGCTGTGCAGCTTTACACCCCTGCAAACTGCTGTCACTATTAAATGAGTACGGCACAATTTTTTATGCACGTCTTATGTGGGATCTCCTTTCATTTGCGCAGGTGTGCCCAATGTTGGACTGCATGGGTGAAAATGAAAAAGGTGCTAAATAAGTAGAAAAAAACCCACTGAAAAATGGTGCAATTTTATATCCTGCTAACCAGGTGCTGGTGAAGATGGTGAAAGGTGGTAAAAAAAGGAAGCAAAAACGGCGGCAGAGTTCCATACAAGCGTACAAGCTGTTCCAGTGGGTCATGACCGTAAATCACAGAACATTTATGTGGACCAGAACAATCTGCCACCAGCTGCGCACCGACCTCAAATGCTCTCCAGACTGCTCGTGTTGGATCCAGTTGCACGTAAACTGGCACCTTTCATTCGAAGGCCAATTCCGCTGAAAAGCAGACGAGCTGTAATTGGACCAATCAAGAAAGCTGCGGTAGATATTAGCCTGCCGCAGAGTCTTTCACTTCACGCTGCAGATATGAAAAATGCTTATTAGTCATATTAATGCCAGGGAGCATGAAGTAGGTGGTGGTCACCATGACacaccaaacaaaacaacacatcgCTTGGCGAGCAACACTAAAAGCGGTCATTCACTCAGGAAGGTTCCATGCTGTGACTGGGACAGGAAAGGCTGGGGGTCCAGTTCTCCGGGCTGTCATGATGCTGCTTTCCCAAAAAATTTAAGACATGATGGGAATGTTCCGTCGTCATGTCGTACGGGCGACGCCCAAGCATCACTGCTTTCTCAGCTATGGGCGGGATTGATGATCATAAATCAATActgccttcacaataaaagatgCCAAATGAGGTTATGTGAAGGATGATGATATGGTTTCATTTTGATTGTGAATATGTgcatttgaaaacaaaacataagtactgaactaaaacacacactcgggatgctccgattgggttttatgctgcagattcCAATACTGATCATCCGATACTGTCACATGGATCCATTCTACATTTTGAAATTGATTTATGCTGAGTGCTATATGAACCCGGATTTTCCagaactcctgactgtgtggccaaccctaaccctaaccctaaccgctaggccaccgtgcagctcaTTTTTCAATTCTTAATGTTCACTAAAAGTTCATTCAATATGTTagaaaagtatttatttgtatgcatttatatcatacagtatatatatatatatatatatgatcaaTTAGTTATTATacaatttataaaaataaatatacatatactgtacacacattcATTTCTAAATTAtcaatgtaaattatttttgatttattatgtaatatattaaaattatatatatactgtatatcaacatttattaacatttatattattgacaaaaacaataatagtaataatagtaacattaataataacaataacaatgatactaataataatcttaACACTACTACAGTCATTTGCTgctgatcatttttttaaaactgggTATTAAGTCGAGATGTTGCAAGATcccgtgtcacaagatcttgcgagattaaaacttgGACAGAttttttgttcagaaaaaaataaatgttttcagcaccttggcgtgtttgttccatagaacagcggCATGAGGAGagcgagcccttttgtcagtcatacagtctctttgcctcggtgggtggaggcggggccgctagcatacacacagactgCAGACGAGCATAACATTAGCAGATTCCAGtgtattgtcatacatttttcattgtgCAAAGTAGAGTTAAAATCTcctcttgtctcgttctcgtaaaCCCGATCTTGTGtttcgtctcgtcttgtgagttgggtgccTTGTGACGCCCCTATTAATTATTAGCATTATGtaatatgttaaaaaatatttattttcatgtgtattatatcttatttattttaatttatgtaaacaaatacagtcaaacctgtctatagcggccactagagggagtctgcaaaagtggccgctatagacaggcggcctctatagacaggttggtgtccagtttgaatgttgaccagtagagggaaaaaaataataataatgttgaccagtagagggcactgcggactgcggataaaagttgtacagcaccactaggcttgttattatcatggttctaatcctgaacatgcatgagtcaaacagtagcacatcacatagtacaattcacaattttgcatgtccaaaaaggagtaggaagaagcaaagcttatttaatcctacccctcatcagtttcacatcagttgcaatacatttattcacctcttgttcttccaagtgtactttgtaggtctacatgacaatgtagtgcaatcatagccaaggtttttacttactaaaagaaagctagaggcttaataataactgatagaatatatccacgacccacagaacaaagctgtgctagtaatgtcttacgcttgcttttaatattttactttttatccggcagagtgtcattacagctttagttcatcaggaagtgacgggaagtgacggtgggcgtcccgcaCAGGAGAGCTAgcctcagtgctagctgtgagtttggagagagttgggaagtgtgtttatgttggcgtggatgtaaagtcctgcagtgttctccgctgttaataaagccattaaagtgcatcggcgacgtgagtctctccttccccacaacaagcggcattacagtattgaccagtgcacaccaggaaataaacggtgtcatttcttacaggcattggctggacagctatgtagtggggcttgtttaacctttgccttgtgggcaagcaggaaggagagacgatgctgagagatgtgtgtgtgttctgagctgctgtctggtggccgcgttcaagaaataaagttggcagaagcaacaggagaagtttccatctttgcttcggagctgaataacactgacaacggaaaagaagacggcttttttgtgtcgaatacagaagatgaggactttgatggatttgtggatgaggattgatgaaaaataacgtgagtacattctaaaatacttaaattaagtacaacccaactcagtttttctcccgctgccgcatgcatgctagcgtatgttttttttattgtagcgtcgctgggagcacgtcctgttcccagcctactttgcggtaatgttttggtgcaaatgctcttaaagttacatgtttgaccaggaaatagcaagctcaaaagaagacggctttttcatgtggaacaactgactgtgtggatcttgtgaatgattgtgactgagctaggactcagtaattaaagtctacacacgacggcttcattgattgaaaaacgaacctttttcatgcatgaagcttctacttgagttggtaatttggccgctatatgcagtcagatattgaccaagggagacaaaatgggtggccgctggccgcgttagacaggtgactgctatacacagggtctataacatgtaaatttgctgtgggggatttgtcagtggctgctataggcaggtggctgttctataaaggtgaccgctaagacaggtttgactgtactgtatatacccaCATTCATTTCTACATTATCAGGGTAAATTAATCGTCAATTTTTATTTACGTGATAttaaatgtatacatatattatttatttattgcataatatatattaaaattcaatttttctataaattaatattattcacaataacaacaacaacaataataataataacaataataacaactcaAGTAATGTGCTACTGatccattttaaaaacattattagcaGCCTATTCAAGCATTTCAATTGCAACAttctaacaaaaatattttcaaattagCTAAAAATGGTCCCATTTGATTTGATGTTCTGGAATGTTCCATGATGCAGATAAGGTGATGTTGTTTAGCTGCTTGAGAGCACAAACGAGCATCATCATCTCGTATTGACCCTCACGCCATGTGCGGCGTGTTCCCAATGAAGTGGTCAGAGACTTTAGGGAATATTGTGCATGAAATCAAAAGAATGGTGCGCTAGTAAGGTGTTCTATTGTCCATGAATCTACAATGTTTTGGTCTTCTAAGTCAGACCTCACGTCTTCCACGTTCCTTTCCGGCGTGGAGGGGAGAGATGAACCTCAGAGCCCACTGGTACCGTTTGGTGGTGAGCTGGTTTGCTGAGGTACAAGAGTGTCGGTGGGTTGTAGgctggtggtgtgtgtgtgtgtgtgtgtgtgtgtggggggggggggggggggggggacgttGAAAGTGAATGCTGAGCAGTGAGAGGCTGTGGGTTGGGTTTCTCTGAGGTTGGGGTCATTCTCCCCTGGGAATGTGGTTGAGGCCTCGCTGTGTACTTTGGActaaacacccccccccccgtacAGTAACACATGGTGACCCCCGTGGTTGCACACCTGTCATTCAGGACTCACCCTATGGTGTCCTGTACGTGCACACACAGAATTTACGTCACAAAGACAACAAGCAGACTCCATCAGTGAGCTGTTCAACGTCCTGTGCGGTGCTGGCTGGACTTGCTGCTCTACAAGGGTCTCTGGGTCTTAACTACCCAGATGAGGTTACACCCCAGCACGTTTACCCCAGGCAAGATCGTCATGCCAATCTGAGGAATCAAACCTTTGGTTGCTTTTTTTGCCCACTGCTGCTCGAGTCGTGCCACATCCAAATTGCAGGTGTGGGGAATGGATCCTGGGTTTCAGAGGTCTCATCTTTAGCCCAGCCCTGAGTATCTTGGGCTAATCAGGACCTCCAGAGGATTAAACCTCACATGGCCTTTCTTCACTACACATCCAAAGTCGCTCAGCAGGATACGTGGCGGGCTTGACACTGGGCCTATAAACGACTACCCGATACCTGGGTACCTTTGACCACAGGTCGGCAAAAGGTTGGCCAACAAAATGAGTGGTGGGGTTGATTTAGGTGCCGTGATCAGAGGAACCTTGGCTGCCTGGCATCGGACACCCACCCATGTCCCCAAAACTGGGTCCCGACTTATCCATGATGTCTAAGGTTGCCAAACTTGCGTGCCTTGCTAAAACACACCTGCAACTTACAGAGATACCTGCCATGGGGAATCAAACCCCAATGGGGACTTTTGGTTGTCCACAGGTACAAGCTGCCGACATGAGTTCTGTGGAGTGGCTGGGCCCCCCcattagagataaggtgagaagcactgtcatccaggagaaactggGAGTagaagaggagccagatgagggtgctcaggcatctggtcaggatgcctccctgtgGCACGTCGGACCgataggaggcctcagggaagacccagtaCATgtcggagagactatgtctcaacTGCTCTGGGAACGCCTctggatccgctgggaggagctggacctaGTAGCCGAGGAGAGGgacgtctgggcttccctgcttaggctgcagCCTAAAACTTATTttacccaaagctcgtgaccacaggtgagggtaggaacgtagatccaccgCTAAACTGAGAGATTCCGGCCCTTAAATCCTGCTTGGGAGAATGACAGCGTGGCATCTTCAATCTTCATTTGGCCTGAGATGCTCATCCATATTCTGATGAAGAGAATCTAACCTGCGGCCTTTAAGCTGCAGGCCATAACCGCTGAAGAAAGATGAGAGAAAGTCAACCTCCTTGTCACGGCAGGTGAATGGAAAGGGTGGATTGTAGCAGACGAGGTGGTGCCTGCATCTTCAAACCCAAAGTTTGGAGTCGCCCCcccctgccccccccccaccctcacccccacccacccctccCACCTCACCCCCCAACCACCACTCACCCCCGCCCTCCCCTCTTCTCTCAGACACACACAGGCTGAGTCAGAGTGAAAAAGCTGGTTTGCGGACCACCACAGAAGATGCTCTGCTCTTCATGAGACCACCTCAGACTGGAGTGCAGCTGGTGGGCTGCTGCTGGACTTCCACTCTCCTGCTACTGGCCTTACTGCcgcggctgctgctgctgggcgACTATctttattgctcttttttttttctattgggACCCTGGGGAGAAATAAATAGCCCCCGCACTGTTGGGAGGCAAATGAATGCAAAAGACTGGAGGGGAATTTCCCCGGGCTGCCTTCAGACCAATGGATACGCACACAAGTTGTAACCTGGCCACCTCACTCCCACACATTTCTGATTACAGCAGCAACAAGATCATCTTTTAAGGATCTTTGGCGGGTGAAAAGTCAGCGTGTAAGTGTGCTTCTTCTTCATGCTTGGCCGTTGGAGTCGTGGCAGATCATTTCACTACAAAAGAGAAGAGCGTGTAACAACAAAAGGTTTGTTTTGCAGATCTGAGGGAGGAAGGATGTGCTCCGTAGTCTTGCTTCATCAGTGGAGTCTGGCTGTGTTCTTGCTGTGTTCCCCGGTGTCGCCTTACGGGAGGACGCTCGATGCACTCGCTAGCAGAATGTGAGTGTCCTTTTGCATCATTAACCTTGTTGTTTTCATTCAAGTGTGCAAGGAGTGTGTAAAAAGTGCCGAAAGGTAGGCCAGTATAAATGAGATTGAAGTAATTCATGGGTGCGGAGAGGATCAGTGCAGAAGCATGAACGTTTTTGTAGGCTTGAGCTCAATCAGACACTTGTTTATGCTGCCCCCTACTGTCCGCATCTGCAATGACGTCTATCACCCTGCATCCAGACACAGTCAGGCTCCATTAAGTGCTGAAAACAAACCAAAGTAAAGCCGCGACGTGACTTTTTGTCTATTTCGGCAACCGACGCCGTCACTCTCTGCCGGCAGGAGGCGGTCGGTGAGCCACGCCCAGCTGATGCACGACAAAGGTCGCAGCATGCAGGAGTTCAAGCGCCGCCTGTGGCTGCAGGAGCTGCTGGACGAGGTGCACACGGCTGACGAGCAGACGCTGCCCGTGCAAAACAGGACCCCCAACTTCAGCGGGAACGACCTCCACCTCCAGAAGCCCCCGGAGGCCACCAAGAACCTTCCCCACAGGTTGAGGCCGGACCAGGACGGCCCCAACCTGCCACAGGAGACCAACAAGGTGCTGGCTTACAAGGACCAGCCGCTGAAGGTCGCCaccaagaggaaaaaaaaggccaGGCTGGGCCGGCGCCGAGATGGCGACAAGAAGCGGAGGCGGGCGCGCTCGGCCCGAACTCGAGGCTGAGAGACTTGTGGACACACCAGAGCGGCGCTGCACTAAGACACTGACACAAACCGGGGCTCCTTTTGCGGCCTTTTGCTTGTATGATAGAtttggtttgtattttttgaggGCAAACTCACACCCACCAACACCTCTCAGCTCCATATTTATTTGGACAACCTTCACAACCATCACCTTGAACAAGCCACCATAATTTATTTCCTTTTTGAAAGTCGATATTTATTTTGTGAATGTATTGTGGTGCTGCTGACCGAATCCCATAATGCACTTTACTTCTTTCACGGACATGGATGTTCTTTTGTGGTCGATGTTTGGTCTCCACGGTCCTGCTTGCCTTTGCCCACCAAAGATCTCTTGTGGATGTAATTTATTGGATGCCTCGTCCAACCCACACTCATCACGGCATatagtttatatttttatagaaCGCAGTCCGAGTCGGGGACTGTCACCGTCGTTTCATGTTCTTGACGTGCACTGAAAGCTTATTAATGTACATTCATGTCCATTATTATTCATCACGCATTAAAAATGTAGTCTTAAGGAACCTTTGTGGTGCCCTTCTTTGTCATGTCCCCGCTTCTCATGGATGACCGTCACTGATGTATGGTTGCCTTTCGTCTCGTGATCAAATTAGTCTATCTCATGGATAGAATTGACTTACACCTGAAACAGATCAACAAATACTGTAACTTCCCTGGTCAACTATTTTTGGTTCAAACCGTGATAAATGTTGGTTTTTCAGAAATCACTCCACAG from Dunckerocampus dactyliophorus isolate RoL2022-P2 chromosome 5, RoL_Ddac_1.1, whole genome shotgun sequence encodes the following:
- the LOC129181548 gene encoding parathyroid hormone-related protein-like — its product is MCSVVLLHQWSLAVFLLCSPVSPYGRTLDALASRMRRSVSHAQLMHDKGRSMQEFKRRLWLQELLDEVHTADEQTLPVQNRTPNFSGNDLHLQKPPEATKNLPHRLRPDQDGPNLPQETNKVLAYKDQPLKVATKRKKKARLGRRRDGDKKRRRARSARTRG